ATAGGCCCCATACCGGAAGGCCCTTCCCTTTTTGAGAAGGAACTGGTGCTGGAGGAGACCCTTCCCGAGGCGGAGACCGCCCCCCAGGAGGAAATCGTCGAAGAACCCAACCTCTGGAATGATTATTATGTCAAACCCGGTGAGACCCTTTCGGATATAGCGGCGTCCTTTGGGGTGCCCATGGGACTTATCCAGGAAGTCAACAAAATCGAGAACCCCCACAAACTATCAGAAGGACAGGAACTTCTGATCCCGGTGGACGAGGCCGCCGTCGTGACCGTGAAGGAGGAGTTCGAGAAGCGCGTCGCCGTCGATGCCGCTTCAAAGACGGTGGACAGGGACCTCGAGATGAAGCAGTATTCGGTAAGGGAGGGCGACAGCCTTTGGTCCATCGCCCACGCCTTCGACCTCGACATAAACACCCTCTTCGGATGCAACAACATGAAGGACCCTAACTACCTCAGGGTTGGCGCCGTCCTCAGGATTCC
This region of Thermovirga sp. genomic DNA includes:
- a CDS encoding LysM peptidoglycan-binding domain-containing protein; amino-acid sequence: MNGWGQRGNTRFSGKVGFWAVIGTMMSAALFLTACAFSTSGVSAPSLMGSAGKASSIMDLPSGFIVVDVSHSLVQEVPEEELVALGIGPIPEGPSLFEKELVLEETLPEAETAPQEEIVEEPNLWNDYYVKPGETLSDIAASFGVPMGLIQEVNKIENPHKLSEGQELLIPVDEAAVVTVKEEFEKRVAVDAASKTVDRDLEMKQYSVREGDSLWSIAHAFDLDINTLFGCNNMKDPNYLRVGAVLRIP